In Edaphobacter paludis, a single window of DNA contains:
- a CDS encoding cytochrome P460 family protein, with amino-acid sequence MRRITFFNLVAVAMLVGVIACVVPAFGRADKSSDPVYLNKIPSGYRDWKLISVAHEEGNLHSLGAVLGNDVAIKAYREGTLPFPDGAIIAALHYGHVPSEENNKVFGRAQSFVPGPPTNIQFMVKDSKQYAATDGWGFGSFTPDGKPGNETAMKTCAPCHAMASHDAVFTRYAP; translated from the coding sequence ATGAGACGAATTACCTTTTTTAATCTGGTTGCAGTTGCAATGCTGGTTGGCGTTATCGCCTGCGTGGTCCCCGCATTCGGCCGGGCGGATAAGAGTTCGGATCCAGTCTACCTAAACAAAATTCCGTCTGGATACCGAGATTGGAAGCTGATCTCTGTAGCCCACGAAGAAGGCAACCTTCACAGTCTCGGCGCCGTTCTGGGCAACGATGTAGCGATCAAGGCATATCGCGAAGGAACGCTACCGTTTCCCGACGGCGCAATCATCGCCGCTTTGCACTACGGCCACGTACCGTCGGAGGAGAACAACAAGGTATTTGGCCGCGCACAATCTTTCGTTCCCGGCCCGCCCACAAACATTCAGTTCATGGTGAAGGACTCGAAGCAGTATGCGGCGACGGACGGTTGGGGGTTCGGGAGCTTCACTCCAGATGGCAAACCTGGCAACGAAACAGCAATGAAAACCTGTGCTCCATGCCACGCGATGGCTTCTCATGATGCTGTCTTCACGCGTTATGCACCTTAA
- the lspA gene encoding signal peptidase II — protein sequence MSLISHNKRDSRIPLLLLAALVVVADRCSKLWIVHHINPGYAITVIPGVFRLTHVLNTGAAFSLFDSFSPIVVRNSLVAFSILAVIIVLGMLWRVGRELSLTGIALALILGGAVGNLYDRLRFSHVVDFLEVHIVHYHWPDFNVADSCIVIGACLLLIEIFRPQSQS from the coding sequence ATGTCCCTTATCTCGCACAACAAACGGGACAGCCGAATCCCCCTCCTCCTGCTCGCCGCACTGGTCGTCGTGGCCGACCGCTGCAGCAAGCTCTGGATCGTCCACCACATCAATCCCGGCTACGCCATCACTGTCATTCCCGGCGTCTTCCGCCTGACCCACGTCCTCAACACCGGCGCGGCGTTTTCACTCTTCGACTCGTTCTCGCCGATCGTCGTCCGCAACAGCCTTGTCGCCTTCTCCATCCTCGCCGTCATCATCGTGCTGGGTATGCTCTGGCGCGTAGGCCGCGAACTGTCGCTCACTGGCATCGCCCTCGCCCTCATCCTCGGCGGAGCCGTCGGCAATCTCTACGACCGCCTCCGCTTCTCCCACGTGGTCGACTTCCTCGAAGTCCACATCGTCCACTACCACTGGCCCGACTTCAACGTAGCCGACAGCTGCATCGTCATCGGAGCTTGTCTGCTGTTGATCGAAATCTTCCGCCCCCAATCACAAAGCTGA